The nucleotide window TAGTGCCCGGTGCGGTGGCGGACGGTCCACGACCACCACCGCCGCACCCGCGCAGCGAGCCGGCCGTCAGCGTTCCTCGGGTCCTGACAGGTCGATGTCGTGGACCGGGATGTCCGGGGTGGCGGCGGCCGTACGCAGCAGCCGCGTGAAGCGGGTGCACAGGGCCTCGACGGTGGACCGGTCGAACAGCTCGGTCCGGTATTCGACCACCCCGTCGAGTCCGCGACAGGTGCCGTCGGCGTCCCGCCGCTCGAACAGGCCGAAGGTCAGGTCGAATCCGGCGGAACCCCTGCCGACCAGGTCCACCGTGGCGGACAGGCCCGGCAGCTCCAGCCTCTCGGGGAGGGAGGGGGTGAGAACCAGCAGCACCTGGAACAGGGCCCGGCCGAACACGGCCTGCCCGCTCGCCGCCCGCCGTGGCCCCTGCGCCTCCACGACCAGGTCGAAGGGCACCTCCTGGTGGGCGAAGGCCCCCAGATCGGCTTGTGTGACCCGGCCGAGCAGCTCACGGAAGGTCGGCTCTCCCGAGGTGTCGGTGCGCAGTACGAGCGTGTTCACGAAGAAGCCGACGAGGCCGTCGAGCTCCGCGTCCGCGCGGTCGGACACCGCCGTGCCGATCGGGATGTCCGTACCCGCGCCGAGGCGGGTGAGCAGCGCGGCCAGTCCGGCGTGCGCCACCAGGAAGAGGCTGGCCTGCTCGTCCCCGGCCACCTCCAGGAGCTGGCGGTGTACGTCTGCGGGGACGGTGAAAGCCACCGTGTCGCCGGCGCTGTGCGCCGGGCGCCCGGACGACGCCTGCTCCGTACGGTCGGCGGGTAGCGGGATGCGTTCCGGCAGACCGGTCAAGGTCTTGTCCCAGTAGGCGAGTTGACCGGCCCGCAGGGCGCTGGGCTCGTCGTCGGCGCCGAGCAGTTCACGCTGCCACAGGGTGAAGTCGGCGTACTGCATGGGCAACGGCGACCAGCCCGGGGCGTCACCGTTGGCGCGGGCCCGGTAGGCGGTGCCGAGGTCGTCCAGCAGCGGCCGCAGCGAGGCGCGGTCGCAGGCGATGTGGTGGAGCAGCAGGAGCAACGTCTGTCCGCGCGAGGTCTCGGTGGTGAAGAGGACCGCGCGCAGGGGAAGTTCGCTCTCCAGGCGGAAGGGGCGGCCGGCCGCGGCGCTCAACGCGTCCGGCAGCTGGTCCGGGGCGACGGGTTCGACCGTGAGCACCGGGCGCGCGGCCGTGACCGGCAGGATGTGCTGGACCGCCTGGCCGTCCCGCTGCTGGATGAGGGTGCGCAGGGTTTCGTGCCGGGCCGTGAGGTCGCCCAGGGCGGCACGGAGCGCCTCCTGGTCCAGCTCGCCGTCCCAGCGCAGCACCAGGGGAACGTTGTAGGTGCTGTCGGGGCCGGCGAGCTTGTGCAGGAACCAGAAGCGCCGTTGGCCGAAGGAGAGCGGGACCGGCTCGGCGCCCCGGTCCTCGGCCAGCGGAAGGCGGAGGACGGGCCGGGGCCCCGATGCCACCGAGGTGTCGCCCGGATGATCCCTGTCGCCCAGATGAGCGGCGAGCCCGGCGACGGTCGGGTGGACGAAGACGTCCCTGACATCCAGCTCCGACCGGGCGCCGAGGCCGGCTCGGCGCACCAGGGTGACCAGCCGTGTCGCCCGCAGGCTGTCGCCCCCGAGGTCGAAGAAGTCGTCGTCGGCGCCCACCTGCTCCACGGCGAGCAGGTCGGCGTACAGCCCGGCCAGTGCGGCTTCCAGCGGCGTGTCCGGGGCGCGTGACGGCGTGTGCGCGCGGGAGTGGGGGGACGGCAGCGCCGCCCGGTCCAGCTTCCCGTTGGGGGTGAGCGGCAGCCTGTCGAGCGGGATGAACAGGGACGGGACCAGATGCGCCGGAAGCCGCCCGCGCAGCCATTCCCGCAGCCGGGCCAGAGCCGGCCCGGGATCGTCCGCCGCCGCCTCGCGGGTGAGGACGACGTAGGCCACCAACCATGCGGCCCCGTCGGCTCCCTGACCGCCGTCCGCCCTGGTGCGGGCCGGACCGTGCGGAACACCGGAGCTCGCCAGCACGGCGCCGCCCGCCACGCCGGGGGCGGCCAGCAGCGCCGCCTCGACCTCGGCCGGTTCGATCCGGAAGCCACGGATCTTGACCTGGTCGTCCGCCCTGCCGAGATACTCCAGTGAGCCGTCCCGACGGGCGCGTACGAGATCGCCCGAGCGGTACAGCCGGGACCCGGCGGGGCCGAACGGGTCGGCCACGAAGCGTTGCGCCGTCAACGCGGAACGGTGCAGATAGCCCCTGGCCACACCGGAACCCGCGACATACAGCTCACCAGCCACCCCGGGGGGCACCGGGCGCAGCTGGTTGTCCAGTACGTACAGCCGGGTGCCGGCAAGGGCCTTGCCGATCGGGACGACCCGCGCCCTACCGTGGTCGTGGTCCAGGTCGAGCCGGGTCGACAGGACCGCGGTCTCGGTGATGCCGTACATGTTGACCAGGACGGGCGCGGAGTCCTGGTGCCGCTCGTACCAGGAACGCACGACGGCAGGGGAGAGCGCCTCACCACAGAAGATGACCCGGCGCAGGGCCAATTTCCGCCCCTGCTCCGGCTCTTCGGCGTCGGCCTGCTCCAGCGACCGGAAGGCGGAGGGCGTCTGGTTGAGCACCGTCACACGTTCCCGCACCAGCAGGTCGAGAAAGGCGCGGGGGGAGCGGCTCACCTCGCGGGGAACGACCACCAGCCGGCCACCGTGCGCGAGGGCGCCCCACATCTCCCACACGGAGAAGTCGAAGGCACAGGAGTGGAACATCGTCCAGGTGTCGTCGGGGCCGAAACCGAACTCGGCGGCTCCCGCCCGCAGCAGTGCCACCGGACCGCGGTGCGGGACCACCACGCCCTTGGGGCGGCCGGTGGATCCGGAGGTGTAGATGACGTAGGCGGGATGGTCGGGCGTCAGCGACCCCGTGCGGTCCGCGTCGGTCAGGTTGGCGTCGCTGTCCGTCGCGTCGGCTTCGCTCGTCGCCGACGCGGTCGCGGCCGTGGCAGCTCCCGTCGGGTCCGTCCCGGAGAGCACGCATACCGGCTGGGCGTCGGCGAGGATCCGCTCCGTGTGCTCCGGCGGCCATCCCGTGTCGAGCGGGAGGTAGGCCGCGCCGGTCTTGGACACCGCCAGGATCGCGGTGACCACGTCCTCGGAGCGGGGGAGCAGGACGGCGACGGTGCGTTCGGGTCCTGCGCCGCGCCGGATCAGCGTCCTGGCCAGCCGGTTGGCGCGCGCGTTGAGCTCGGCATAGGTGAGCTGCCGGTCGCCGTGGCCGACCGCCGGGGCCTGCGGAGTCAGCGCGGCCCAGTGTTCGAACAGCTCGGGGAGGGTACGGGGCGAGGGGGGTGCGGGTGTGCCGAGGCGCGGTACGAGCAGCCTGCGTTCGTCCGGTGCCAGCAGATCCAGCTCGCCGACGGGGCGACGGGGTTCGTCGATCAGCTGGTCGAGCAGGCGTACGCAGCGGTCGGCCTCGGCGGCGACCTCCTCGGGCTCGTACCGCCCGGCCTCGGCGTGCACCTCCACCATCAGGCCGGCCCGGCCGTGTTCCGGCCTGATCATGACGGAGAGGTCCTCCACCGCGCCGGTGTTGAGCTGTCGGAGGGTCATCGGCCGCCCGGCGAAACTGCGGCCGAAGCTGAAGGGGACGATGTTCGCGGTCAGTTGGTACGGCGCGTGCGCGGACCTGGTGAAGCCGAGGTCACGGCGGAGGTCCTCGTACCGGTAGCGCTGGTGGTCGAGGGCGAGGGTGGTCGCCTCGCCGACGGTCCGGATCAGTGCGGCGGTTGACCGGCGCGGGTCGACCGGTACCCGCAGCGGGAGCACGTTCGACGCGGCACCGGCCACGACGCCCGCCGTCTTGGGGGTGCGGCCGGCGACCGGGAACCCCACGACGACCTCATCGCCCCCGCCGGTGCGGGCATGATCCAGCAGGACGGCGGAGGCGGTCGCCACCACTGTCCAGGGGACGTCGAGCGCGCGTGCATGTGCGCGGAGGGCGGCCACCCGGTCCTCGGGCATCCGGCACGCACCGCGCACCGGTGCCCCGCCCGTCCGGCCGATGCCTGTCCGGCCGGGTACGTCCCGGCCGGGTGCGGCGGGCCGGGACATACCCGGCCGGACGGCTCCCGGCCAACCGGCCATCCTCGCCGTCCAGAACGCACGGTCGGCCTCGAAGTCGGGCGTGGAGCGGTAGGCCCGCTCGGCGTTGAGCAGGGTGTCCAACGGCACTTGGTGGCCGGGCTTCGGGGACTCGCCGCGCTCCAGCGCCGCGTAGATCTCGCCGAGCCGTCGGGCGAACAGCGCCAGGCCGAAGCCGTCCACCACCAGGTGGTGGACGAGCAGATACCAGCACACCCGGTCCTCGGCGAGGCGCAGGAACGCGGTCCTGAACGCCGGACCGTTCTCCAGGTCGAGCGGGCGGGGGAGGTCCGCCCGCATCCAGTCCAGCGCGGCGGCCATCGGTGCGGGTTCCCGCTGGAGGTCGACGACCGGTATGTGCCAGGCGGGGAGGGGGCCGGCCCATTGCCTCGGCTCCCCGGAGGCGGTGACGGCGAACCGGGACCTGAACGGCTCGGTCTCCGTCACGGCGAACCGGAAAGCCGCCTCGTACAGCTCCGGATCGAGATCTCCGGCGATCTCGAACGCACTCGCCAGTTGGTAGCGGACCGGAGACGCCAGCTGCTGCGCCAACCAGATCCCGTGCTGCATCGTGGTGAGCGGCATCGACGGGTGATCCGCCGAGTGCACATGCTCCGGCTCGTTCCTCACGGAGTGTTCACCGACCCCTTCCGTGGTCCTGGACGGCCCACTGTTCGACGAGGACGCGGCCGACGTGGCCGAGCGCGGCGGGGTGTCCCATCTCCATGTGCGTGCAGTCGACCGGCAGGACCTCCAGCGACCCCTTGATCAGCGGGCGCCACAGGCCGAGCGCGGTCTCGGGCGGGTGGTCCCGCGCGGTGAACATCACGGCGTTCCCGCCGAACGGGCGAGGCCGGTGCAGGTTGGCGACCCGCGCGATGTTGGTGAAGGTCCCGGCCAGCGCGGCGATCCGCTGCTCGTCGAACGAGGCCAGCAGTCCCTCCTGCGCACGGGTGATCTCCACCAAGCGCGGATACGTCAGCGACTCGCCCGCCCACAGGGAGGGGTCGTAGCCGAAGAATTCCAGGAGCATCGCGAGGACATCCCGGCCGGCGACCGAAACCGGCGCGGCCTCGGCCGAGGCCGCGGCCGCGGCCACGGCGTCCGCGCCCGTGGGGTAGGCATCCAGGATCGCCAGCGTCTCCACCGACTCGCCGTTCTCCTCCAGCTGCACCGCCATCTCGTGGGCGACCACCCCGCCGAAGGACCAGCCGAGGAGGTGGTAGGGGCCCGTGGGCCGGACGGACCTGATCTGGTCCAGGTAGTCCGCCGCCATCTCCCGCAGGGACGCCGGCAGCACTTCGGGGCCGTCCAGGCCCCGGGCCTGCAGGCCGTACACCGGCCGGTCGGCGCCGAGCGGCGAGGTGAGTCCCGCGTAGCACCAGGAGAAGCCCACCGCCGGGTGCACGCAGAACAGCGGCGCCTTGTCGCCCGACTCCCGCAACGGCAACAGGACCCCGTTCTCGGTTTGTTCGGACGTCTCCTGGATGTCCTGCCACCTGGTGCTCGCGGTGTCGTCGCGCGCCTCGGGCGGTGCGGCCCTCAGCGGGACCTCCCCGACACCGGCGACGGCCTCCGGGCTCTTCGTACGGTTCGTCCGGCGCACGGCCCGGGCCAGCGCGCTGACCGTCTTGTGCTCGAAGACGTCCTGCGGGGTGAGGACGAGACCCACCCGACGCAGTCGGCTCACCAGCTGGATCGACATGATGCTGTCGCCGCCGAGGTCGAAGAAGCTGACGTCCGTGGCGACGTCGGGAAGCTGGAGCACCTCGCGGAACACCCGAGCCAGCTGCTCCTCCCGTGCCCCGTCGGCGGCCGGCTCCGTGCCGGCGGCCGTCCCGGGGATCGGCTTCGGCGGCTCCTGTGCGACCGGCGGGCCGGCCGTCGGCGGCCGGACGCCCGTCGGCGGCTTCTCGCGGTCGAGCTTGCCGCTGCCCGTACGCGGCAGCGCGGTGGCGGTCGTCAGCTCGGCCGGGACCAGATGTGCCGGCAGGCGCTCGGCCGCCCAGTCCCGCAGCGCGTGGTGGCCGGGGAGGCGGGCTCCCTCCGCGGGCACCAGGAAT belongs to Streptomyces sp. NBC_01454 and includes:
- a CDS encoding non-ribosomal peptide synthetase, whose protein sequence is MRNEPEHVHSADHPSMPLTTMQHGIWLAQQLASPVRYQLASAFEIAGDLDPELYEAAFRFAVTETEPFRSRFAVTASGEPRQWAGPLPAWHIPVVDLQREPAPMAAALDWMRADLPRPLDLENGPAFRTAFLRLAEDRVCWYLLVHHLVVDGFGLALFARRLGEIYAALERGESPKPGHQVPLDTLLNAERAYRSTPDFEADRAFWTARMAGWPGAVRPGMSRPAAPGRDVPGRTGIGRTGGAPVRGACRMPEDRVAALRAHARALDVPWTVVATASAVLLDHARTGGGDEVVVGFPVAGRTPKTAGVVAGAASNVLPLRVPVDPRRSTAALIRTVGEATTLALDHQRYRYEDLRRDLGFTRSAHAPYQLTANIVPFSFGRSFAGRPMTLRQLNTGAVEDLSVMIRPEHGRAGLMVEVHAEAGRYEPEEVAAEADRCVRLLDQLIDEPRRPVGELDLLAPDERRLLVPRLGTPAPPSPRTLPELFEHWAALTPQAPAVGHGDRQLTYAELNARANRLARTLIRRGAGPERTVAVLLPRSEDVVTAILAVSKTGAAYLPLDTGWPPEHTERILADAQPVCVLSGTDPTGAATAATASATSEADATDSDANLTDADRTGSLTPDHPAYVIYTSGSTGRPKGVVVPHRGPVALLRAGAAEFGFGPDDTWTMFHSCAFDFSVWEMWGALAHGGRLVVVPREVSRSPRAFLDLLVRERVTVLNQTPSAFRSLEQADAEEPEQGRKLALRRVIFCGEALSPAVVRSWYERHQDSAPVLVNMYGITETAVLSTRLDLDHDHGRARVVPIGKALAGTRLYVLDNQLRPVPPGVAGELYVAGSGVARGYLHRSALTAQRFVADPFGPAGSRLYRSGDLVRARRDGSLEYLGRADDQVKIRGFRIEPAEVEAALLAAPGVAGGAVLASSGVPHGPARTRADGGQGADGAAWLVAYVVLTREAAADDPGPALARLREWLRGRLPAHLVPSLFIPLDRLPLTPNGKLDRAALPSPHSRAHTPSRAPDTPLEAALAGLYADLLAVEQVGADDDFFDLGGDSLRATRLVTLVRRAGLGARSELDVRDVFVHPTVAGLAAHLGDRDHPGDTSVASGPRPVLRLPLAEDRGAEPVPLSFGQRRFWFLHKLAGPDSTYNVPLVLRWDGELDQEALRAALGDLTARHETLRTLIQQRDGQAVQHILPVTAARPVLTVEPVAPDQLPDALSAAAGRPFRLESELPLRAVLFTTETSRGQTLLLLLHHIACDRASLRPLLDDLGTAYRARANGDAPGWSPLPMQYADFTLWQRELLGADDEPSALRAGQLAYWDKTLTGLPERIPLPADRTEQASSGRPAHSAGDTVAFTVPADVHRQLLEVAGDEQASLFLVAHAGLAALLTRLGAGTDIPIGTAVSDRADAELDGLVGFFVNTLVLRTDTSGEPTFRELLGRVTQADLGAFAHQEVPFDLVVEAQGPRRAASGQAVFGRALFQVLLVLTPSLPERLELPGLSATVDLVGRGSAGFDLTFGLFERRDADGTCRGLDGVVEYRTELFDRSTVEALCTRFTRLLRTAAATPDIPVHDIDLSGPEER